The Atribacterota bacterium genome includes a region encoding these proteins:
- a CDS encoding ATP-binding cassette domain-containing protein: MDDEFLVVKNVSKAFAGIQALKKVNLAIHRAEIRCLVGENGSGKSTLIKIMSGAEVPDEGEIIINGKNFPRLHPIDSIREGIQVIYQDFSLFPNLSAAENIAFNYLLEKKQRLVSWKEIDGVAREALASINVKIDLHRRVEELSVADRQLIAISRALLHDARLIIMDEPTT; encoded by the coding sequence ATGGATGATGAATTTTTGGTGGTTAAGAATGTCAGTAAAGCGTTTGCCGGGATTCAGGCTCTCAAGAAGGTTAACCTTGCGATTCATCGAGCGGAAATCCGTTGTTTGGTGGGAGAAAACGGTTCGGGAAAGTCAACCCTTATCAAAATTATGTCTGGGGCCGAAGTACCCGATGAAGGAGAAATTATTATTAATGGTAAAAATTTCCCCAGACTGCACCCGATTGATTCCATTCGAGAAGGTATTCAGGTAATCTATCAGGATTTCTCTCTTTTTCCCAATTTGAGTGCTGCGGAAAATATTGCTTTCAACTATTTACTCGAGAAAAAGCAGCGTCTGGTGAGCTGGAAAGAGATTGATGGAGTTGCACGTGAAGCGTTAGCAAGCATCAATGTCAAGATTGACCTGCACCGTCGAGTAGAAGAACTCTCTGTGGCTGATCGACAATTGATTGCTATTTCCCGGGCGCTCTTGCACGATGCTCGCCTGATTATCATGGATGAACCCACCACGG